The Solanum dulcamara chromosome 2, daSolDulc1.2, whole genome shotgun sequence region aagagaagtagttgcaagtatcttgggtctatcatgcaaggcagcggggagattgacgatgatgtcacacatcgtattggggtagggtggatgaaatggaggctcgcttccggagtgctgtgtgacaagaatgtgccaccaaaacttaagggcaagttctacaaagtggtggttagaccgactatgttgtatggggcggagtgttggccagttaagacttctcacattcaaaagatgaaagttgctgagatgagaatgctgagatggatgtgtgggcacaccaggagcgacaggattagaaatgaggctattcgggacaaggtaggagtggcctcggtggaagacaagatgcgggaaatgcgactgagatggtatggacatgtgaagaggagaaacacagatgccccagtgcggaggtgtgagaggctggccatggatggttacagtagaggtaggggtaggccgaaaaagtattggggagaggtgattagacaggacatggcacagttacagtttacggaggacatgaccttagataggagggtgtggaggacccacattagggtagaatgctagttcatagtctcgttattcttctctattcataggcgtagtagtgcattacggtCTCTTGCGCTGTGaattctgatttctgttatttatgttattatttattactttctatgctttgattactctattgaaCCTGTGACgctatcattatttatttaatcgttatttgttatttgtatttatttatttgttatctattcgttatttgtttgttgtttttctcataaagcttttaatttcctattcttatctaacatttgttttatgcatttatgcttttactgagccgagggtctccaggaaacagccgtcctaccttggtaggagtaaggtctgcgtacattctaccctccccagaccgatattgtgggatttcactgggttgttgttgttgtatttgtttTTGCTACACTCCTTCTGATATAGTCCTTGGACCACCAGAggaattttctcaaaaaaaaaaagaggagagaAGTGTACCCTTATAAAATCCCTTGTTATTGTCAATGTCCAACTATGGGTTTCGGAAGAATTTCACTTAGAGAGAAATAGTGTGTGTTTAGAGatgaaaatcatgatttcaaataagcATTTGAACATGCAatatgaaatcataattttaaatttcaattttttttaaatacaaaaCATAAGTTcatattttgaaagaaaaaacaatccatcattttaaattttccaaaaaaaagatTTATGATCGGTGTAAAGAGATTATTCATACAAttatattagaaaataattaattacaattattattattattgactagtgaatttttataaaattatatatatttgaaaatttataatcacaaatatttatttataaaaagaacatgaagataTGTGATAAGTATCAACAATGTCttaaagtattttaatattttatttataaattatgatttgCTTAACCGGTAAAAATGTATaagaattaaatttttaaaaaaataattttcataacTTATGAAATTCCAATAtttatgataaataaatataattttatgtcTAAAACTTACAAATTGAAGTGGAGGGAGTATTTGACATGAATAAGACATATTTACAGCGAGTAAAGATAAGATTTTATTTTGAGAGCTAAGATGGCTTCGGCTATATCACTTGTCTCTTCatccattcttctttcttcttcttcttcgtcctCTGTTTATCTTCCAATTTCAAATTCAGTCAATTGggtttcatcttcttcatcatacACATGTATTACCACTTGGGTTTCTCCCAAACGACGCAGAAGCAGAAACCCAGAAATCCTTATTTGCAGAGCTGCTGAATACAAATTCCCTGACCCTATTCCTGAGTTTGCTGAAGCTGTGAGTTTTCTGCTTCGCCTTCGTCTTTTTAATCTATTTGGTTAATTGGGTCTCTATTATTTCCCCCGTTTGTTAAAAAAGTTGGGATTTTTCTTGCGTTTTGTTGGGGTTTTAGGAAACGGAGAAGTTCAGAGATCATTTGCTCAAGAAACTTCCAAAGAAGAAGGATTTATATGGAGATTCTGTTGAAGAAATTGTTGGAATCTGCACTGAGGTAATTCCATTATTACTTCATCcactatgtttttttttttgcctaTAACTGTTTCGGGCCAGCTTGGGTGTATCTCCGACCAGCGTAGCATAGGTATCAGGTTAATCTGTACACCTAAATTTGAACAAATGAGACACCTCGACCACGAAACACTCTAACTTTGAATATACACAGAGAGACACCTCAAGTCCTCAACTCATCTCCATTGTATTAGTCTTCAActtacaaaataattatttagacACCTCCAAAAGTTATGTGTCACGTCAATGTCGAGTGTTCATGAGACATAGCGAGGACGAATTGTAGTATTTAGCTGCAAGTTGAGATGTTTGGACGTGCACTCTCAAATTTGAAGTGCTTACTTGCCAGCTTAGGCCAAGTTTGAATGGCtgtttgtttatgtattatgcataTTTACTTTCTGTTGGCTTTGTTGGAAAGGTAATTCAAGAATCCTGCATGTGTTTCTCATTTGCTGTTAGATAATCACAGTACTATCAGTTATCACCCCTTGTAATAAAAGTTACTGAATAGCTTAAAGGCAATGGattttaatgaaataaatctAGGACCTCATTGTAGGCAGGGGTGGACCTACGTGGGTACCAGGGGGTTCACCCAAACACCCCCGGCAAAAAATTTCACAATATATATAGGGTAGgttttctatatttttgtacatatattaattttgaaccATATAAATCAAAGAGGAGAGATAGCCTAGTGATACTAGACTCTCAAACTTGGGCTGTGATTACTATCCCCAATTTGCAGATTCGATTCTTGATTGGTGCATAGGCTgcctaattttttaaaattgaattcttTGCTGGTGTACAACTACTACTTTAAAAAAACGTTAgaataactttaaaaaaaattcccttTGATGTTTGTATTTGCACTCTAGTTCacacatttatatttttatttttcaaacccTTGAGTGAAAATCCTGGATCCGCCACTAAATTAGTAGGCATGTTTTGCAATTGATACTGAATTTCTTGCGTATCCACCCTGAAAGCGAGAGCTCGAGGTGGTGGGAAAGGCCGCCAATGCAGAAGTATGTTACCGAAAAGAATGGAACATTGTTTCGCTCAGCTAGATGCGTCGGATACTGTGTAACAAGCGAGTTCTTTACCCTCAAATTCAAACATGTGGGCGCAAAATGCTATCCTACTTTATTGTTACGTAGCAATAGAAGCCTCCTTATGCTGCTTCGGCGGCGCTACCCTCTTCAAATATTTCATTGCCACCATTTGAACCTTAATAGAGTGGAATAAATATAAAGGATTCACATAGCCCCAACTAACTTGggattgagtttgagttgattgattgattgatatacTCTGTATGATTTCCAATTCTTTTGGGACGAAATACTTGCTTAGGAACAAATAGACCAAGCAGTGAAAATCTTGTTAGGGGCTATATTGCACGGTTTAGTATAAACGTTAACAATATCCATGGAAGTTGAATGTAAATCTTTTGCACAGCATCTTTTCTGGCTAAGAGTAAGCTTTTTACCTCGTACGTTTTTGAGTTTGCTCTTGTTATTTTCTTGTTTGAAGCTGCATTTTCCAGGAGCTGAAATGTAAATAACATTGGTTCAAATAATTGCTTGAACAGATCCTCAATGAGTTCTTACATGCTGAGTACGGTGGTCCAGGAACATTATTGGTTGTTCCATTCATCGATATGGCAGATACCATAAACGACAGGGGTTTACCAGGAGGACCACAAGCTGCGCGTGCTGCAGTCAAATGGGCACAAAGTCACGTTGACAACGATTGGAAGGAATGGAATAGTGGTAAGAAAATATAATCCGACAACCAAGATCCAGAAGGAATTGAATAGTGGCAACTTGCAAGAAAAGATAATCCAACAACCAAGATCCGTTGCCGGAAGTTTTGATGCATGCTATTTTTTTGTTGGGAGAGCAAACTTATGCAACTCTCTTTACAGTAGTCTTTGATATTATAGGACTAGAAATTAGAGGACCATATAGAGAAACTAGTCAGAAAAGTTTCTCATTCTCACTATGGCACTTTGATATATTATTACGCTCATTGTTAATTTCTGAACAGTGCTACTGTGTGCTCAATTTTCATATATTAGATGTTATACGATCTGAATAAGGTAATGCATTGTTCAAGAAACTCCTTAACACCAACCCAATATAGTACTGGCATAATTACATTTACATGTCATCTTTGAATGCCTTATCAATATGTATATTCACCTTTAAAATGGTGCACCAGTAATATCCAACTTCATCAATAGATGGAAGAAATATCCTCCACCAGCATGTCATTACTTCACCCAACCAAACCATTGTATTTGAAGATCTTGAGGGTCGATTAGAATTTGCATTTGGCTTAACAGGTTTTCAGAGGTGAGCAAAGGAAAATATCTCTAGTGCAAAGAATTTAAGAGTTAAATAATGAGACGCTGATAGTAGAAAGTAAGCGAGATAACATAAAGTTAACAAATCAAAGCAAAGCAACGGAAAGGTGAAGACATTACAAGGTAATGCAAGGTAACGGAAAACCATTATGAAACCAAAAGCCGAATTTGAATTGATTAAGCACTCAACAGGCAAAAAGTTCAAATGTACAACTGAATGCTGAATATAGCTAACCAACATGTCAAAGTATCTACTGCGAAGAAAGCCTGCAGAAGTAACTGGATAGATAGTTTCTTCCCCTTGAACGTGTTGATACTTTCGTCAGTGACAAAAAACGAAGGCATCCCTCATTGCTCCATAAGCTTATATCTAGTGTGTATTAAGCAGTATACTATGGATGGACTACATAATTACAACTCCAAAAGAATATTAAATGGTACTTCCTTATTATAACGACCTCCACTCTCATACTCATTGAAGCAGCATTTCACAAAACAGATCGGCTACGTTCAAGCAACTCTTCCCTATCAATGAAGCGGTCAAGTAAGTCTTGCTCCCGGAGAACCAAACAGTCATCACTCTTCCCAAACCATTTATACCTCTTCTTGgcaacatgatcataaacagcATCCCTTAAAGGAGTAGGTACAATCACGAGGTAACTCAGCGCAGAGTAAGGAAATGGCAAGTGAGCTAGAACCCTCAGCGCAGCTGCAGCAAAAGTCAGATATATTAGACTTGTGATTTCCACAGCCAACCATACCAGTCCAATTCTAGTaaggaaaaaacaaaaacaactacTGTTTAATTGTGCAAGAATAGGAAGGATCAGCAGAAAATCTGCTACTCACACTGGATCTCAACGTACAGAAAGCAAGCAGTCTATGAAACTTGGTATTCCACTTTCGATGAATCATGATAACTTTTTCAATGGAGAacataaaaaagaattaaacataaaaataaaaggggGTGATCTAAACAATAGTTGAATCCTTCGTGATTTGATTAGTATAAaaagttcaaataatatttttttccaccAATTTATGATTGGTaaattaaactttaaaaaaaaacaataagtTGCAAAGGGAAGAACAATTTTTATTGCAAAAATCCCCTTGTTACCTTTCTCACTCCCTGCTCAACTGTTTTTACCTAAGAAAAAACATCCAATTCAGACTCCTGAATACTGCTTAAAAAATCAAATAGCTATCAATTCTTACAGATTTATGTCTTctacaaaataagaaaaagaatgtaTGCGGCAGGAGCACAGACAGGATAACAACCTGTGATTTTCAACTCCATGCCACTGTCAAATTCAtgacaaaaattaaaagattcaCCATAATCACAACCACGCTGATTTCCAAAAATACCAGTTCAAATAAACCTAAATGCTCTAAATCTATTTGTTTATATGCACCTTGAAACAATGGGTAGAACTGTAATCTATAAATTACAATTCCAATTATATCAGCCGGAAGCACATTGAGAGCAACCGTATTTGAAATCATGGGATTAAAGCTGTCCAAAGGATTGGCAGTAGGAGTTAGCACATATCTCTTTACACTAGCAATTAGCTCAAGTCAATACACATCAATATCCAACTACCAGAATTTTGAGGGCTACGTAAAGCAATCTGCATAAAGTAAATTTAACATAGCTATCTGCCATAGTATATTTGCAAACAATTTCTTGTCTTCAAAATAAGAATGATTATGTAGTTCATGAAAGGACAACTCAGGAGCAGCCAGATGCCCTGCATTTACAAGTTAGTCAGGCTCTCGCGAAAAATGTTAGATGCTACTTGGACATACAAATAAGATTTCTTTTGTATGATGGCAATAATTGTGAAACCACAATGAAGACAGAGTCAAGTTGATACTGTAATACAAGGTAATGGTTCTAACCAGCGGAGCCTTGATGGTATAAACCTGGGCCTTCAATGAATAAGAAGCGACGACGAACGTCATCTCGATCAAGATCACAAACACTCATGTAAGGTTCAGCAGCCTTTGACTGCAAGCAGCAGAACTTGATTTTCTTATCCCTGTCAGCTTTAATGACCCATTTCACACCTACATATAAAATGGCAAGAAACTCATATAAACTGAGATGACCAATTATGCATGTACCCCTCCGCTCCTGTGTCTATGCCAACGGTAGTTTAGACCTAAAGAATAAACATTTCCCCATCATCCAATGAGACAGTCAATCAACTATGCTATTTGATAGCTATGCTAGTTGAGGCAATGAGACATTAATGAAGATTTCTCTTACAAACAAGCTTTCTGTTTGTCTGTTTGTACAAGTAAGCTTCGCCCAAATTACTGTGCTTGTGTTCTCAAAATGGTAGCTCCTACCATCTTCCTGCCTACTAATTTATGTAAAAGATAGTGACAAATCTTAAAATCCTATTCAATTTGATTAGATATGTCACTGAAACACAGTGGTTTTgtcattatatatttttctttttaaaagaaataaagcAGCCATTAATGACTGAAGAGCCTTGGTCAGCGGAATATAGCTCAGGAACATCAAACTTCCCAGAGTTCAAATCATGCCTGCTGCTTAAAAGCACAAGATACTTGGCAACATCTTCAAATCATGCCTGCTGCTGAAAAGCACAAGATACTTGGCAACATCCTAATCATGACGACCACCAACTACATACAGAAAATGAACAGTAACATTTAACATAATGCTAAAACCATGTCTTCAGGTGCCTGATCTAGGGGGGTGCCAGGGTGTTCATACGAACCTCCTCGGTAAAATATTACATTCTATATATAAgataatgtttttattttttaacgtACATATAGAGATTTTGAATCCCTGAACACAAGACTAGAGGTTAGCTTAATGGTTTAGAGGGGGTCAAAATTCACTTTGAGGTTCCAAGTTCAAACTCCATGTACTACATTTTATTCAAAACAGAGGTCCTGCTGTACAACTCCTACATTATCACAGGATACATGTGTCACAAATAGGACAGAGAATACAGATACAACAACTTGAGCTTGCAAAGTGCAGCTCAGATATTTTCTCTCAATGATTGAATGATAGCCATTTCACATCAGATAAACAGGTCTCCCTCCGTTAACACAAGAATCAAATTCGAATTTCAAGTCATCAAGCTAAAGAATATCACAAGTGAAACATATGACTGGAGACTTAAATGTACATGTATAGGCATGGCTGTACCAACCTCGATAAATCCTTATACCAAATTGataatttctctttcaaaacaAAATTGATGATAGCAAATATAACTACAAACACAAACACTGCACAATAATCGCACTCATGTACTCATTTACAGCCTCCGATACACAATTGTAGTAAGAAATCAATCAAATAAGCAAAGCACAAATGCAATATACAGCTGAAAACAAGAATAAACAACACACTAGGAAGTTGAGAATACCGTTGTGACAAAGATGACAAACGCCGTCATAGACAACGACACCAGGCTGAAGTAGATTCGGAGTAGTCTCCGATTTCGAAGCCAAAGTAGCTATTTGATCGCCGAGCAGAAAATCATCTGCGGCGAAGTAAGCATTCAACGAAGAAGCAGCAGAGAAAGACGACGTCGACATAGAAGAATGCCGCCGGTAAATCAACGGCGAGGAGTACAAATTTCCGGTGGCCAGTAACCGTAAACCTCTCCTAATCATCAATATCTTCATCGCAGATCAAGCAAAAGAATTTCAGTTTTCTTGAGCTCCAAGTCGGTGCTGCTttctctattttaaaaaaaatggaaaaggaATAGCGTGGGGCGCAGTACTTGCATACGTGTCAAGCGTCAAGGGTTCTATGAAGAACTTATCCAACGGCAGAGGTTTAATTCATCATATGAAGTGTTCTAAAAACTTCTATATATATGAGGATCATTTCCAAGAGTGTGGGAAGCCATTATTGTATTGGGGGTCGGGTAAAAATcgattcaaattaaaaaattaaattaaattgatcaaataaataaattttttatttggtttggtttggtttgattttacatttttaaaaatcaataatatttggtttggttttgattttattcaaaaaaaactGAAGAAATAATCGAACCGAACcgataaattatatacatatttttttataattatatatatataatatattattttttatgaatatttttttatgcaaaaaatacagcacactaatttaaaatagtaaggtATGATACATCTTTTTATTTGTACAACCATATCATTAACTTATGAATTATTCAGtaagtttatgttgtttagtACATTAGATTAGCTAATAATATAAGCAGgaagttaaaaataattaaagttctgatataagaattataagatccaAAATAACACGaagacaatttatttattttgaatggattattgtcttttcttctcttttgaatgaataagttcttttatttttgtgtatggttAATAACCGAACAACCGAACCAAATCAAATCGAAATTGATAAAAACCATACCGAtggatatatattttaaatggattggtttggttttaataattttaaaaccgattaaattattttggttttgattttgactaataaccgacccaaactgATCCGTGAACAGccttaattgtatttttttttaaaacagaaAGGTCAAAAATATacttaaattatgtgaaatgaataaaatGCTTTCGGTTGATAGTTTTGTTTAGAAACATATTTGTCTTCAATAGTTTGATCCACAAATATGCTCATTGTTACTtaatgagtcaaaaatattttttttcatgtagatatatatttctttttgtatatggggtggagtgttggtcagttaaggtctctcacgttcaaaagatcaaagttgtcgagatgagaatgttgagatggatgtgtggccatactaggagcgacaggattagaaatgaggctattcgggacaagatAGGAGTGacctcagtggaagacaagatgcggaaaatgcgactgagatggtttgtgcatgtgaagaggagagacacagatgccccagtacgaaggtgtgagaggttggccatggatggtttcagaagaggtaggggtagaccgaagaaatattggggagaggtgattagataggacatggcacagttacaacttaacgaggacatgaccttagataggagggtgtggaggacccacattaggatagaaggctagtacataatctcattattcttccttattagtaggcgcattagcacactataatttcttgtgctctaatTTTTGTTATCAtctattactttttgtacttcgattactctattttatctgtgtcactttcgttatttgctttctcgtatcgctttgaactttctagccttatctaacctctttctatgctttttattgagccgagttTCTTTCGAAAGCAGCCGTCCTACCATGGTAgtagtcaggtctgcgtacactttaccctccccagacccacattatgggatttcactgggttgttgttgttgtatatatatttcttttttaaaacatttttttctaatgatgatttttttcaattataaactatttattctacttcaattcgaaaaaattataaaataaaatactttcgTATTAGAAATTTCTAATCGTTAAATTAATGACAGATTattatgatcttaaatatatgacatatattatcaattaaaaaggtacatgaatttattctattttaattgttaaaatgagattaagaagaagctaaagattatttttgacttatttataagttaaagtgattttaaaagaaaaaaaataagaatatgattctttaaaagtaatatttttatcgGAATGCCCTCATAATAACACCGTCTTTAATTTTCATTTAGTTAGCGATAatgttttttataaaatagaaaatattttttacgaattgaagtaggataaatactttttaatgaaaaaaatcatcattagTAAAAGAATatgtttaaaagaaaaaaatatatttatttggaaaaatatatttttgacccatttaagtaataataagagcatttttggaccaaagtattgaaagtaagaatatttttagatcaaactATCAACTAaggtcatttttatttgtttcacaTAGTTCAAGGACATTTTAAAGTTGTTTccctttttaaagaaaattcaaaatggCTTAGGAGGTTTTTGTATTTGTTTCATTTGACATTCCAGCTCTTGTACTTTTTGAAGTTTAattcaaacaacaacaacaacaatccagtgaaatcccacaacgcggggtctggggagggtaaagtgtacgcagaccttactcctaccaaggtaggacgactgtttttgagagaccctcggctcaaaagaacataaaaagaggtcagataaggttaGTGAAATCAAAGTGATTAATAAAAGTAtattgttagtgaagttgcaaTATGAAGTATGAACCATTTTACAgtgataacaataataaaaattattcaaatagaAAGATATTGAGAAGGTAACAATACCACAATACGTTGTTAATTATATGATCatcatctttaaactcattAGGGGTTTTTGGTAAGGTATATAAGAATAATGTTAAAAATAGAGCGTATTAATAATGCTTGAATTAgttatgcttgcattaattatgttattattttttatgcatagTTTGATTTGgcgtattaaaaataaatgcattgcataatttatttttaaaagtatttatttacaaaaagaCCCTCCACAAATATGGTgggaaaatgtaaaaaaaaagttttgaagGGCAATATGGTCTTTAATCATGCTAATGCATACATAAATCCCTTTACATTACTAATACCATGAATTTCcatgtattagtaatacactCACTATtcaatacacaataaaatatataactaatacatagACTAAAAAAATATACGTACTACTAATACACAATGTTAATACATGCATTATTTCTTCCGACTCATTCGGCATGTTCAAGAAATCTTCTTGCTTCCGATGATTGTCTCCTTCCCTTTTTGCTGATGAAATCTTTGTCTTTGACAAAAAGAACAATACAAATTGCAAGAACTAACAACAATTTTATTATATACTATATCTTACTAGTGGAACTCATCTTTGACAAGAAGATGTTTCACAGTTCAATGAGTCTTCCACTTATTTGATGGGGCATtgttaaatacatacatataataTTACACATGACACAGACATGATTTGAATCAATAATTCCATGATCTTTCTTCAGTATCTGGGGAACATAGAGCGCGCAATCCATTGTTGAGAATTCAAAGCCAAACAATAGTAACATTTGTTCCAATAACATTTACATAATTCCTAATTGCAATAAGATTAATCCAAACTGACATTAAATCAGCAGATGATCCACTGGCTTCATAGCACAAACCTTTTTAGGTCAAAGAATCAAGATTCTGCCAAGCACTGGACCTAGTGGTTAGTGCGTGTAGAAATCCTTGTCTGTAACATAACTACATTTCTGCCATGTACGCGAAAACCATTTGTGTGGTTTGTCATTTCTCTACCTCCTCCTGAATTTGACCCTCT contains the following coding sequences:
- the LOC129880295 gene encoding uncharacterized protein LOC129880295; translation: MKILMIRRGLRLLATGNLYSSPLIYRRHSSMSTSSFSAASSLNAYFAADDFLLGDQIATLASKSETTPNLLQPGVVVYDGVCHLCHNGVKWVIKADRDKKIKFCCLQSKAAEPYMSVCDLDRDDVRRRFLFIEGPGLYHQGSAAALRVLAHLPFPYSALSYLVIVPTPLRDAVYDHVAKKRYKWFGKSDDCLVLREQDLLDRFIDREELLERSRSVL
- the LOC129880292 gene encoding protein PLASTID REDOX INSENSITIVE 2, chloroplastic, with amino-acid sequence MASAISLVSSSILLSSSSSSSVYLPISNSVNWVSSSSSYTCITTWVSPKRRRSRNPEILICRAAEYKFPDPIPEFAEAETEKFRDHLLKKLPKKKDLYGDSVEEIVGICTEILNEFLHAEYGGPGTLLVVPFIDMADTINDRGLPGGPQAARAAVKWAQSHVDNDWKEWNSGKKI